A region of Caldalkalibacillus uzonensis DNA encodes the following proteins:
- a CDS encoding MgtC/SapB family protein produces MELLHEWWMWIQDAHYLEITLRLLLATLLGGLVGLEREQSNRPAGFRTHILVCVGSALIMLISIYGFEEYIKERSQYGYVVADPARLAAQVVSGIGFLGAGTILVHGFAIRGLTTAASLWVVAGIGLALGAGFYFGAILSTGLVLLSLIVLNRFESVVLHKSYFHRLVIKVEDQPGKLGEIATTLGEQNVNIRKLSIEEAGQTDPGTVRLVLNIRIPNTVSMAILVDQLRNLDGVKEVSIDK; encoded by the coding sequence GTGGAACTTTTGCACGAGTGGTGGATGTGGATTCAGGATGCCCATTACCTGGAGATTACATTGCGTTTACTGCTGGCTACCTTACTTGGCGGCTTGGTTGGCCTGGAAAGGGAGCAAAGCAACCGCCCGGCCGGTTTCCGGACTCATATTTTGGTTTGTGTGGGCTCGGCTTTGATCATGCTGATCTCCATATATGGCTTTGAGGAATATATTAAAGAGAGAAGCCAGTACGGCTATGTGGTGGCTGACCCGGCCCGCCTGGCTGCCCAAGTGGTCAGCGGCATCGGCTTTTTGGGAGCAGGCACCATCCTCGTGCATGGCTTTGCCATTCGTGGCTTAACTACAGCGGCCTCGCTGTGGGTTGTGGCTGGCATCGGGCTGGCCTTAGGAGCAGGTTTCTACTTTGGTGCCATTCTGTCCACCGGGCTGGTACTGTTGAGCCTGATTGTCTTGAACCGCTTTGAATCGGTCGTGCTGCACAAGAGTTATTTTCACCGTCTGGTGATCAAAGTGGAGGATCAGCCAGGAAAGTTAGGGGAGATTGCCACCACACTCGGTGAGCAAAATGTGAACATCCGCAAGTTGTCGATAGAGGAGGCCGGCCAGACAGATCCTGGTACGGTGCGCCTGGTGCTTAATATTCGTATTCCTAATACGGTCTCCATGGCCATATTAGTGGATCAATTGCGAAATTTGGATGGTGTCAAAGAGGTGAGCATCGATAAATAA
- a CDS encoding CtsR family transcriptional regulator: protein MKNISDIIEHYLKSILNRSKKGYIEIQRSELADKFQCVPSQINYVIKTRFTVEKGYVVESKRGGGGFIRIRKVRVVDEQRYLQTLLHMIEDDISQAAAEGIINRLQETDLITEREARLMKAVIQRNVLPFDVQVRDHLRAKLLKAMMVSLMYQ from the coding sequence ATGAAAAACATATCGGATATCATAGAGCACTATTTAAAAAGCATTTTGAACAGAAGCAAAAAGGGATATATTGAAATTCAACGGAGCGAACTGGCCGATAAATTTCAATGTGTTCCCTCTCAAATTAATTACGTGATTAAAACCCGTTTTACTGTTGAAAAAGGTTATGTGGTAGAAAGCAAGCGAGGAGGAGGCGGGTTTATCCGTATTCGCAAAGTGAGGGTTGTGGATGAGCAGCGGTACTTGCAAACCTTGCTGCACATGATAGAGGACGACATTTCCCAAGCCGCTGCTGAGGGCATCATTAACCGCTTGCAGGAGACCGATTTGATCACGGAGCGTGAGGCCCGCCTCATGAAAGCTGTGATTCAGCGCAATGTCCTCCCCTTTGATGTGCAGGTGCGGGACCATCTGCGGGCCAAGCTGCTCAAAGCGATGATGGTATCCCTCATGTATCAGTAA
- a CDS encoding UvrB/UvrC motif-containing protein, with the protein MHCQECGERPATLHFTKIINGQKTEIHLCDVCAKEKGEALPGLNNSFSIHNLLSGLLSFDPSGGSAETAYAQPLRCERCGLTYAQFSRSGRFGCAHCYRVFGDRLEPLFKKVHSGNVSHHGKIPRRSGSRLKLKREINVKKQKLQQAVANEEFERAAELRDEIRELEKLLSQE; encoded by the coding sequence ATGCACTGTCAAGAATGTGGTGAACGTCCGGCTACTTTACACTTTACCAAGATTATCAACGGTCAGAAGACCGAGATTCATCTGTGTGATGTGTGTGCCAAGGAAAAAGGGGAAGCACTTCCTGGTCTGAACAACAGTTTTTCCATCCATAATCTGTTATCGGGATTGCTTTCCTTTGATCCGTCCGGTGGATCGGCTGAGACCGCCTATGCCCAGCCCTTGCGTTGTGAACGGTGTGGCTTAACCTATGCCCAGTTTTCCAGAAGCGGGCGGTTTGGTTGCGCCCACTGTTATCGTGTCTTTGGCGACCGGCTGGAGCCATTGTTTAAGAAAGTGCATAGCGGTAACGTCAGTCATCATGGCAAAATTCCCCGCCGCTCCGGCTCACGACTGAAGTTAAAACGGGAAATCAACGTGAAAAAGCAAAAGTTACAGCAGGCGGTGGCCAATGAAGAATTTGAGCGGGCCGCCGAGCTGCGAGACGAGATACGTGAGTTGGAGAAACTATTGTCTCAAGAATGA
- a CDS encoding protein arginine kinase: MSLQRFINQALSDWMKGGGPDEDIVISSRIRLARNLTDIPFPLIATREQLEQVVAKMDKILEKSKNNQALGTLELLRMENLSSLEKKVLVEKHLISPHLAEEARAGAVILSENESISIMLNEEDHLRIQCLFPGFQLNEAWTQANSIDDWLEMNVDFAFDEKRGYLTSCPTNVGTGLRASVMMHLPALVMSQQMNRILPAINQLGLVVRGIYGEGSDALGNIFQISNQITLGRSETEIIEDLGNVAKQLIEQERQARKRLLDSSRLKLEDRIYRSYGILANARVIESKEAMQRLSDVRLGIDLGLIQGVSSTILNELIVLTQPGFLQQYAGQMLSPDERDIRRAKLIRERLLTQEI, from the coding sequence ATGTCGCTACAACGCTTTATTAATCAAGCTTTAAGTGACTGGATGAAAGGAGGCGGGCCTGACGAAGATATTGTCATCTCCAGCCGCATCCGTCTGGCCCGCAACTTGACGGATATCCCCTTTCCCCTGATTGCCACCCGTGAACAACTGGAACAAGTGGTGGCCAAGATGGACAAAATACTGGAAAAAAGCAAAAACAATCAAGCCTTGGGAACCTTGGAATTGTTGCGCATGGAGAACTTGAGCTCCCTGGAGAAAAAAGTGCTGGTGGAAAAGCACCTGATCAGTCCCCACCTGGCTGAGGAAGCAAGGGCAGGCGCTGTGATTTTAAGTGAGAATGAATCGATCAGCATCATGCTCAATGAAGAGGACCATTTGCGCATCCAGTGTCTTTTTCCTGGTTTCCAGCTGAACGAAGCCTGGACCCAGGCCAACAGCATTGATGACTGGCTGGAGATGAATGTGGACTTTGCCTTTGATGAAAAGCGTGGTTATTTGACCAGTTGCCCAACCAATGTGGGCACCGGCTTGCGCGCCTCGGTGATGATGCATCTGCCAGCTTTGGTCATGTCCCAGCAAATGAACCGCATTTTACCGGCGATTAATCAGCTGGGTCTGGTGGTACGGGGCATTTATGGTGAGGGTAGTGATGCCCTAGGAAACATCTTCCAGATTTCCAATCAGATTACTCTGGGCCGTTCTGAAACAGAAATCATTGAGGATTTGGGCAATGTGGCTAAGCAATTGATTGAACAGGAAAGGCAGGCACGCAAACGGCTCTTGGATTCGTCCCGCCTGAAGTTGGAAGACAGAATCTACCGTTCCTACGGTATTTTAGCCAATGCCCGGGTTATAGAGAGCAAAGAGGCCATGCAGCGTTTGTCAGACGTGCGTTTGGGTATTGATCTGGGCTTGATTCAAGGTGTCTCATCCACCATCTTAAACGAGCTGATTGTCTTGACCCAGCCCGGATTTTTGCAACAGTATGCCGGGCAAATGTTGTCCCCTGATGAGCGGGATATCAGGCGGGCAAAATTAATCCGGGAGCGTTTATTAACACAAGAAATTTAA
- the clpC gene encoding ATP-dependent protease ATP-binding subunit ClpC, which produces MMFGRFTERAQKVLALAQEEAMRLGHNNIGTEHILLGLVREGEGIAAKALQALNLDMEKIRKEVETLIGKGMETTDNIHYTPRAKKVIELSMDEARKLGHTYVGTEHVLLGLIREGEGVAARVLNNLGVSLNKARQQVLQLLGSNEAMTTGPQGGQGGAANTPTLDSLARDLTAIAKNDELDPVIGRSKEIERVIQVLSRRTKNNPVLIGEPGVGKTAIAEGLAQRIVNNEIPETLRGKRVMTLDMGTVVAGTKYRGEFEDRLKKVMDEIRQAGNIILFIDELHTLIGAGGAEGAIDASNILKPALARGELQCIGATTLDEYRKYIEKDAALERRFQPIMVDPPSIEDAILILKGLRDRYEAHHRVKITDEAIEQAVKLSDRYITDRFLPDKAIDLIDEAASKVRLKSYTVPPNLKELEQKLEEIRKEKDAAVQSQEFEKAASLRDTEQKLREELEKTKNDWKEKQGQTDSEVTAEDIADIVASWTGIPVKKLAQEESERLLNMEDILHQRVIGQDEAVKAISKAIRRARAGLKDPKRPIGSFIFLGPTGVGKTELAKAVAESLFGDENAVIRIDMSEYMEKHTTSRLVGSPPGYVGYEEGGQLTEKVRRKPYSVILLDEIEKAHPDVFNILLQVLEDGRLTDAKGRTVDFKNTVIIMTSNAGAELLKKGTTLGFQADSAEQNYQNMKDKVMGELKRMFRPEFLNRIDEVIVFHSLEEEHLMQIVDLMAKQLQKRLKEQDIEFSLTDAALRHIVKEGHDPQYGARPLRRALQRMVEDRLSEELLQGNISKGDSVLIDVEDGQLKVVKKESVQ; this is translated from the coding sequence ATGATGTTTGGACGTTTTACGGAGCGTGCACAAAAAGTACTGGCCTTGGCTCAAGAAGAAGCGATGCGTTTAGGGCATAACAATATCGGCACAGAACATATCCTGCTTGGACTTGTCCGTGAAGGGGAAGGGATTGCTGCCAAAGCCCTGCAAGCTTTAAATCTGGATATGGAAAAAATCCGCAAAGAAGTAGAGACATTGATCGGCAAAGGAATGGAAACAACGGACAACATCCATTATACCCCCCGGGCCAAAAAAGTGATTGAGCTGTCCATGGATGAGGCCCGGAAGCTGGGCCACACTTACGTGGGCACAGAACATGTGCTGCTGGGCTTGATTCGTGAAGGGGAAGGCGTGGCGGCCCGAGTGTTAAACAATCTGGGTGTCAGCCTGAATAAAGCCAGACAGCAGGTGCTGCAGCTGTTGGGCTCCAATGAAGCGATGACCACCGGTCCTCAGGGAGGACAGGGCGGCGCAGCCAACACGCCTACGCTGGACAGCCTGGCCCGTGATTTGACGGCCATTGCAAAAAACGATGAGCTGGACCCTGTCATTGGCCGCAGCAAAGAGATTGAACGGGTTATCCAGGTGCTCAGCCGCCGGACCAAAAACAATCCTGTACTGATCGGGGAACCGGGTGTTGGTAAAACCGCCATTGCCGAAGGGCTGGCCCAGCGCATTGTCAATAACGAAATTCCCGAAACCTTGCGAGGCAAACGGGTCATGACCCTGGATATGGGCACCGTGGTGGCTGGCACCAAATACCGTGGCGAATTTGAAGACCGCTTGAAAAAAGTAATGGATGAAATCCGCCAGGCTGGCAACATCATTTTGTTTATTGATGAGCTGCATACCCTGATCGGTGCTGGCGGTGCGGAAGGGGCTATCGATGCCTCCAACATCCTGAAACCGGCCTTAGCCCGCGGAGAGCTGCAGTGCATTGGGGCCACCACCTTGGATGAATACCGTAAATACATTGAGAAAGATGCTGCCCTTGAACGGCGCTTTCAGCCCATTATGGTTGACCCGCCCTCCATCGAAGATGCGATTTTGATCCTGAAAGGTTTGCGTGACCGTTACGAAGCGCACCACCGGGTCAAAATTACCGATGAAGCCATTGAACAGGCGGTTAAGCTGTCTGACCGGTATATTACCGACCGTTTCCTGCCGGACAAAGCCATTGATCTGATCGACGAAGCGGCCTCCAAGGTACGGCTCAAGTCCTACACCGTGCCGCCTAACCTAAAAGAGCTGGAGCAAAAACTGGAGGAGATTCGCAAGGAAAAAGATGCCGCTGTCCAAAGCCAGGAATTCGAAAAAGCAGCTTCCTTGCGCGATACAGAACAAAAACTGCGTGAAGAACTGGAAAAAACAAAGAACGACTGGAAGGAAAAACAGGGTCAGACAGACTCTGAAGTGACGGCCGAAGACATTGCCGACATTGTGGCCAGCTGGACAGGTATCCCGGTGAAAAAACTGGCTCAGGAAGAAAGCGAACGCTTGCTTAACATGGAAGACATCTTGCATCAGCGGGTCATTGGGCAGGACGAAGCGGTTAAAGCCATCTCCAAAGCGATTCGCCGTGCCCGGGCCGGTCTGAAAGATCCGAAACGCCCCATCGGCTCCTTCATCTTCCTTGGACCGACCGGTGTGGGTAAAACCGAGTTGGCCAAAGCAGTGGCTGAAAGCCTGTTCGGGGATGAAAATGCGGTGATCCGCATTGACATGTCCGAGTATATGGAGAAGCATACCACTTCCCGCTTGGTGGGCTCACCACCGGGCTATGTGGGCTACGAGGAAGGCGGCCAGCTGACGGAAAAAGTGCGACGCAAGCCATATTCCGTGATTTTGCTGGACGAAATTGAAAAGGCCCATCCTGATGTATTCAATATCTTGCTGCAAGTCCTGGAAGATGGGCGTCTTACCGATGCCAAAGGACGCACAGTGGACTTTAAAAACACCGTCATTATCATGACCTCCAACGCAGGGGCCGAGCTGTTGAAAAAAGGCACCACACTGGGCTTCCAGGCTGACAGTGCGGAGCAAAACTATCAAAACATGAAGGATAAAGTGATGGGTGAACTGAAGCGCATGTTCCGCCCTGAGTTTTTGAACCGTATCGATGAAGTGATTGTCTTTCATTCCCTGGAAGAAGAGCACCTCATGCAAATTGTGGATCTCATGGCCAAACAATTGCAGAAGCGCTTAAAAGAGCAGGATATCGAGTTCTCCCTGACCGATGCTGCCTTGCGCCATATTGTCAAGGAAGGTCACGATCCGCAATATGGGGCCAGACCATTGCGCCGGGCTCTACAACGCATGGTGGAGGACCGCCTGTCCGAAGAATTGCTACAGGGCAACATCAGCAAAGGTGATTCAGTCTTGATCGATGTAGAAGACGGGCAACTGAAAGTGGTTAAAAAAGAATCTGTTCAGTAA